The genomic window AATTGTACCGGACCGGGGTTGCGTATCTTAGCTGGCCTGGTTCCCGCCAATCTCGTCTCGGCGAAAGCTGTCAGCCGCTCATTGATGAATGGATTTGTGCCCTGATCTAGGCTCAAGCCGCTGGACTCCCGGCAACGTATCAGGTGTAAGCACTCTTCCGGTGGCCCACCTTCACGATGGTGATCAGCAACTCGTCATCCTGTATCTCGTAAAGAATGCGGTAGGCACCCTGGCGGACGCGATAACGCTCCTGCGCTGTGAGCTTGACGCTCCCAGGCGGTCTCGGATCCTCCGCCAAACTCTCTATGCGGGACAGGATCTTGCCGACGTGAGATTTGGGAATAGCACGAAAGTCCTTCGCGACGGACTTCTTGAAGACCAGACTATATCTTGCCAAGGGATTTGAGCTCGTTCAGGAACTGCTCGTAGCTCAAAAGCGGGTCTTCACCACGCTTGCTGAACTCCGCAAGATCCTTCTGGTCCTCGAGCAGCGCCTCGGCTACTGCTTCATTGACGATGTCGGACAGCGAACGATCGCTCATGGCCGCCTTTAGCCGAAGGGCCGCATGGAGGTCAGGGTCGAAGTAAACCGTTGCTCGTTTCGACGTCTTCGGCATAGTGAAGGATAACGTCATGACGTTATAGCGTCAAGGCCCGCCTTCGAGCCTTGTTTCCGTCCGTGTCGAAGGAGAACGCAGCCTTCTTCTTCGATCCGCCTAATAAGATCCCTTCGCT from Trueperaceae bacterium includes these protein-coding regions:
- a CDS encoding type II toxin-antitoxin system RelE/ParE family toxin, which encodes MARYSLVFKKSVAKDFRAIPKSHVGKILSRIESLAEDPRPPGSVKLTAQERYRVRQGAYRILYEIQDDELLITIVKVGHRKSAYT